A window of Streptomyces marispadix contains these coding sequences:
- a CDS encoding amidohydrolase family protein, which produces MLLSIDHYPAAQALGAGSGFGDDLLRLVGVKAFVDGAIGGRTCLLSEPCADTSQQGLQTTSTEELFSQVRTVHADGNRIGVHANGDAAIRIVLDAIEAAQRETPRPGLRHRIEHCSVIDADILRRMRELDAIAVPFAGYVGYHGGALNRWYGKERTERMFAHRSFLDAGITVAGSSDYPCGPYQPLLGIQSMVTREAVEDAVPVGPSQRVSAREALAVFTLGSAEAEGTAH; this is translated from the coding sequence ATGTTGCTGTCCATCGACCACTATCCGGCGGCACAGGCGCTGGGCGCCGGCAGCGGCTTCGGTGACGATCTGCTGCGGCTGGTCGGCGTCAAGGCGTTCGTCGACGGCGCCATCGGCGGACGTACCTGCCTGCTCAGCGAGCCCTGCGCCGACACCTCACAGCAGGGGCTGCAAACCACCTCCACCGAGGAGTTGTTCTCCCAGGTCCGCACCGTCCACGCCGACGGCAACCGGATCGGCGTCCACGCCAACGGCGACGCGGCCATCCGTATCGTCCTCGACGCCATCGAGGCGGCGCAGCGGGAGACGCCGCGGCCGGGGCTGCGGCACCGCATCGAGCATTGCAGCGTCATCGACGCGGACATCCTCCGGCGGATGCGGGAACTGGACGCGATAGCCGTGCCGTTCGCGGGTTACGTGGGCTATCACGGCGGTGCGCTGAACCGCTGGTACGGAAAAGAGCGGACGGAGCGGATGTTCGCACACCGTTCCTTCCTCGACGCGGGCATCACGGTCGCGGGTTCGTCGGACTACCCGTGCGGTCCCTACCAGCCGCTGCTCGGAATCCAGTCGATGGTCACCCGCGAGGCCGTCGAGGACGCCGTGCCCGTCGGCCCGTCGCAACGCGTCAGCGCACGCGAGGCTCTGGCCGTCTTCACCCTCGGCTCCGCGGAAGCCGAAGGCACCGCACACTGA
- a CDS encoding amidohydrolase family protein, with product MSPDFEELTPVVYRAARIVSQRRDGGPEPEAIAVAGGRIAATGTAARLRERFPTAEEVDFGDATVVPGLNDAHIHLAIAAEDLLHLDLSAGAVGSVGELLGQVRAEATRAAPGEWIRGSRYDDTKTGTLTRWDLDRAAPAHPVLVVQVAGHWGVANSAALQALHIDEDTSPPPAANSGAARTDDSTAGSSSAP from the coding sequence GTGAGCCCCGACTTCGAAGAGCTCACACCCGTGGTCTATCGGGCCGCCCGGATCGTCAGCCAGCGTCGGGACGGCGGACCCGAACCGGAGGCGATCGCGGTCGCCGGCGGACGCATCGCCGCCACCGGCACGGCGGCCCGGCTGCGGGAACGCTTCCCCACGGCCGAAGAAGTCGACTTCGGCGACGCGACCGTCGTACCGGGGCTGAACGACGCCCACATCCATCTGGCCATCGCCGCCGAGGACTTGCTCCACCTGGACCTCTCGGCCGGCGCCGTCGGCAGCGTAGGGGAACTCCTCGGCCAGGTCCGGGCCGAGGCCACGCGGGCGGCCCCCGGCGAATGGATACGCGGAAGCCGCTACGACGACACCAAGACCGGCACGCTCACCCGCTGGGACCTCGACCGTGCCGCGCCCGCGCACCCCGTCCTCGTCGTACAGGTCGCCGGGCACTGGGGCGTCGCCAACTCCGCGGCGCTGCAAGCCCTTCACATCGACGAGGACACCTCCCCTCCCCCGGCGGCGAATTCGGGCGCGGCACGGACGGACGACTCGACGGCAGGCTCGTCGAGCGCGCCCTGA
- a CDS encoding sodium:solute symporter family protein has product MTSSAAIATTIFGLAMVATIAVGLLSARGRDKGLAEWSVSSRGLGMLFIWLLMAGETYTSFSFLGTAGWSFSFGVPILYLVAYLTTGFAVAYVVGPALWTYASRHRLISIADMAEHRFRSRPLGMLVAVVATVFIVPYIQVQIQGMGVVVNAMTYGSVDLRVAAVISFVVAEVFILVSGLRGSAWVSALKDVLVIAVVVFLAVYVPLHFVDGLGDFMHRMVTEKPEWLTFPGHDSGGLDGTWFVTTLLLNAVTITVVPTTVAGYLSAKSPNALRSNAILLPWYQLLLFIPMMVGATALFVVPGLKNPDLALFSLVTDALPAPLVAVIGVAGALSAIVPMSVFMLAIGTMWGRTLLGGGNGADPRSRSGSAPADDMRTKKLSQLVCLLAGLLALAGSLFFPNTLVQLSVLSYEGLAQLVPAVLLALYWRRMPAVGAVAGMLVGLAVMTALWATGNDPWNGVNGGIIALAANLAVTGAVTWLRPAPAGPPAASGRDGAAEAASAAGGAP; this is encoded by the coding sequence ATGACTTCCTCCGCGGCGATCGCCACGACGATCTTCGGCCTGGCGATGGTGGCGACCATCGCCGTGGGCCTCCTCAGCGCACGCGGCCGTGACAAGGGGCTTGCGGAGTGGTCGGTCTCCAGCCGCGGCCTGGGCATGCTGTTCATCTGGCTGCTGATGGCCGGGGAGACCTACACCAGCTTCTCCTTCCTGGGCACGGCCGGCTGGTCGTTCTCCTTCGGCGTCCCGATCCTGTACCTGGTGGCGTATCTGACGACAGGCTTCGCCGTCGCATACGTCGTGGGTCCTGCCCTGTGGACCTACGCCAGCAGGCACCGGCTGATCTCCATCGCCGACATGGCCGAACACCGCTTCCGCTCACGGCCGTTGGGCATGCTCGTCGCCGTCGTGGCGACCGTGTTCATCGTTCCCTACATCCAGGTGCAGATTCAGGGCATGGGCGTGGTCGTCAACGCGATGACCTACGGCAGCGTCGATCTGCGCGTCGCCGCCGTGATCTCCTTCGTCGTCGCCGAGGTGTTCATCCTGGTCTCGGGCCTGCGAGGTTCGGCGTGGGTCAGCGCGCTGAAAGACGTACTGGTCATCGCCGTCGTGGTGTTCCTCGCGGTGTACGTTCCGCTCCATTTCGTGGACGGGCTGGGCGACTTCATGCACCGCATGGTGACGGAGAAGCCGGAGTGGCTGACCTTCCCGGGCCACGACTCGGGCGGCCTGGACGGCACGTGGTTCGTCACCACGCTGCTGCTGAACGCCGTCACCATCACCGTCGTCCCGACGACGGTCGCCGGCTACCTCAGCGCCAAGTCCCCCAACGCCCTGCGCAGCAACGCCATCCTGCTGCCCTGGTACCAGTTGCTGCTGTTCATTCCGATGATGGTCGGCGCCACCGCGCTGTTCGTCGTCCCCGGTCTGAAGAACCCCGACCTTGCGCTGTTCTCCCTCGTCACCGACGCGCTGCCGGCCCCGCTGGTCGCGGTGATCGGGGTGGCAGGCGCCCTGTCGGCGATCGTGCCGATGAGCGTGTTCATGCTGGCCATCGGCACGATGTGGGGCCGCACCCTGCTGGGCGGCGGCAACGGCGCCGACCCGCGCAGCCGCAGCGGCTCGGCGCCCGCCGACGACATGCGCACCAAGAAGCTGTCCCAGCTTGTGTGCCTCCTGGCAGGGCTGCTGGCGCTGGCCGGAAGTCTGTTCTTCCCCAACACCCTCGTGCAGCTTTCCGTTCTCTCCTACGAGGGCCTGGCGCAGCTCGTGCCCGCGGTGCTCCTGGCGCTGTACTGGCGGCGCATGCCCGCCGTCGGCGCCGTCGCGGGCATGCTGGTCGGGCTGGCGGTGATGACGGCGCTGTGGGCCACGGGCAACGACCCGTGGAACGGCGTCAACGGCGGCATCATCGCCCTGGCGGCGAACCTCGCCGTCACCGGCGCCGTCACCTGGCTGCGCCCCGCACCCGCCGGCCCGCCCGCCGCGTCCGGGAGGGACGGCGCCGCCGAGGCCGCGTCCGCCGCCGGAGGCGCCCCGTGA
- a CDS encoding DUF3311 domain-containing protein, whose protein sequence is MSDGVSHARREGPGEAGPLSFPALPAAHRRRRSLWLLVIPGVLYCAAPLVANSIEPRILGVPFLLAWIIMASVVSPLIIWAAARLDPAYRANALEPIPADDPPDDAGSGGAGRDGEPGPTAGGAA, encoded by the coding sequence ATGTCTGACGGCGTTTCCCACGCACGACGGGAGGGCCCCGGCGAGGCCGGGCCGCTCTCCTTCCCGGCCCTGCCTGCCGCGCACAGGCGCCGCCGCTCGCTGTGGCTGCTGGTGATACCCGGCGTGTTGTACTGCGCGGCGCCGCTGGTGGCCAACAGCATCGAGCCGCGCATCCTGGGGGTTCCGTTCCTGCTGGCGTGGATCATCATGGCGTCCGTCGTCAGCCCCCTGATCATCTGGGCGGCAGCACGACTCGATCCGGCCTACCGCGCGAATGCGCTCGAACCGATACCCGCCGACGACCCGCCGGATGATGCGGGCAGTGGCGGCGCCGGGCGCGACGGTGAGCCCGGTCCGACCGCGGGAGGTGCGGCATGA
- a CDS encoding SDR family NAD(P)-dependent oxidoreductase translates to MGYADLFRLDGRRVAVVGGASGIGREAARALAAHGAEVLVADRDSQGAEETARLAAGETPAPGSRTGPVSVDVLDVLDEAAARQTASGWGALDGLVVTVGANVRKRIADYTLSDFDRVLALNLRAYLTLVQTTVPAMAERGGGSVVGLASMRAFQVEAGQSVYAASKAGLVQLLRTAAAEWGPRGVRFNAVAPGVVRTPLTDQIAADPQWYEAYAQASALRRWAGPEEIAGAVAYLVSDASTFVTGSVLTVDGGWTAVDGRYEPSV, encoded by the coding sequence GTGGGATACGCGGATCTGTTCCGTCTGGACGGCCGCAGGGTGGCCGTGGTCGGCGGGGCAAGCGGCATCGGCAGGGAGGCGGCGCGGGCGCTCGCCGCGCATGGCGCCGAGGTGCTGGTCGCCGACCGTGACAGCCAGGGCGCCGAGGAGACGGCGCGGCTCGCCGCCGGGGAGACTCCGGCGCCCGGCTCGCGTACCGGGCCGGTCAGCGTGGACGTCCTCGACGTGCTGGACGAGGCCGCCGCGCGTCAGACCGCGTCCGGGTGGGGCGCGTTGGACGGTCTCGTCGTCACGGTCGGCGCCAACGTGCGCAAGCGGATCGCCGACTACACGCTTTCCGACTTCGACCGTGTGCTCGCGCTCAACCTGCGGGCGTATCTCACGCTTGTACAGACGACGGTGCCGGCGATGGCGGAGCGGGGCGGGGGCAGTGTCGTCGGGCTGGCTTCGATGCGGGCTTTCCAAGTGGAGGCCGGGCAGAGCGTCTATGCCGCGTCGAAGGCGGGGCTGGTGCAGCTGCTGCGTACCGCGGCGGCGGAGTGGGGTCCGCGCGGGGTGCGCTTCAACGCGGTCGCCCCCGGGGTGGTGCGTACGCCGCTCACGGATCAGATCGCCGCCGATCCTCAGTGGTACGAGGCCTACGCGCAGGCCTCGGCGCTTCGCCGGTGGGCGGGCCCGGAGGAGATCGCCGGCGCGGTGGCCTATCTCGTCTCCGACGCCTCGACGTTCGTCACGGGCAGTGTGCTGACGGTCGACGGGGGCTGGACGGCGGTCGACGGCCGCTACGAACCGTCCGTGTGA
- a CDS encoding aldehyde dehydrogenase family protein: MSASPTSDGLLRDGLLPEGVTGCLPVGESWVPAARREPVIFPYDRSRVALAPVGDETLARQACSHAAGLRRQVAKLATRVRRQVLAGVAAALESVAGGMEDLLVLETGKPRADCRTEVVRAVATWEAAADEASHVHGETVPLDGLPSGDGMTGFWTRRPVGVVVGVAGFNYPMMLASHKIAPALAAGCPVIVKPAPATPLATLWLVALVREQLAAAGAPAGAVQLVTGDAGVGRALTTHPEVAAVSFTGSAEIGHRIAREAAPRKVVLELGSNAALVVAADADLDAAADAVVRGGLYASGQACISVQRVIAVEEIAAELEAKIAERLPGVVVGDPREPETRVAALIDEAATQRVCSWIDRALAAGARLVHGGGRSGPCVMPTLLADVPDGEPAWDEEIFGPVVCLRPVPDLAAAYAAVNASRYGLHAAVFTRDLGAAFEAVEELETGGVVVNDVPGYRCDIAPYGGVKDSGVGREGPRFAIEELTVTRMAVFRR, translated from the coding sequence TTGAGCGCTTCACCGACGTCGGACGGTCTGCTGCGGGACGGCCTCCTGCCGGAGGGCGTCACCGGCTGCCTGCCCGTCGGGGAGTCGTGGGTTCCCGCCGCGCGGCGGGAACCCGTGATCTTCCCGTACGACCGGAGCCGTGTCGCCCTCGCGCCCGTCGGCGACGAGACGCTCGCGCGGCAGGCGTGCTCGCATGCGGCCGGGCTGCGCCGGCAGGTCGCGAAGCTGGCGACGCGGGTGCGTCGGCAGGTCCTGGCCGGTGTCGCCGCGGCGCTGGAGTCGGTCGCGGGCGGCATGGAGGACCTGCTCGTGCTGGAGACGGGCAAGCCCCGGGCGGACTGCCGCACCGAGGTGGTGCGGGCGGTGGCCACGTGGGAGGCGGCCGCCGACGAGGCGTCCCATGTGCACGGCGAGACGGTCCCGTTGGACGGGCTGCCCTCCGGAGACGGGATGACCGGGTTCTGGACGCGGCGTCCCGTGGGGGTCGTCGTCGGGGTCGCCGGGTTCAACTACCCGATGATGCTTGCCTCTCACAAGATCGCCCCGGCGCTCGCCGCGGGCTGTCCCGTCATCGTCAAACCGGCGCCGGCGACGCCGTTGGCGACGCTGTGGCTGGTGGCGCTCGTACGCGAGCAGCTGGCGGCCGCCGGTGCCCCCGCCGGTGCGGTGCAGCTGGTCACCGGCGATGCCGGGGTGGGGCGTGCGCTGACGACGCATCCCGAGGTGGCCGCGGTCTCCTTCACGGGGTCGGCGGAGATCGGGCACCGCATCGCCCGCGAGGCGGCGCCGCGGAAGGTGGTGCTGGAGCTGGGGTCCAACGCGGCGTTGGTGGTCGCGGCGGACGCCGATCTGGATGCGGCGGCCGACGCCGTGGTGCGCGGCGGTCTCTATGCCTCGGGGCAGGCATGCATCTCCGTGCAGCGAGTGATCGCCGTCGAGGAGATCGCCGCCGAGCTGGAGGCGAAGATCGCGGAGCGGCTGCCGGGCGTGGTGGTCGGTGATCCGCGCGAGCCTGAGACGAGGGTGGCGGCGCTCATCGACGAGGCCGCGACGCAGCGGGTGTGTTCGTGGATAGATCGTGCACTGGCGGCGGGGGCTCGGCTGGTGCACGGCGGGGGACGCAGCGGCCCGTGCGTCATGCCGACGCTGCTCGCGGACGTTCCCGACGGTGAACCCGCGTGGGACGAGGAGATCTTCGGGCCGGTGGTGTGCCTGCGGCCGGTGCCGGATCTGGCGGCGGCGTACGCGGCGGTCAACGCCAGCCGGTACGGGCTGCACGCGGCGGTCTTCACGCGTGACCTGGGAGCGGCGTTCGAGGCGGTGGAGGAGCTGGAGACCGGCGGCGTCGTCGTCAACGACGTGCCCGGCTACCGCTGCGACATCGCGCCGTACGGGGGCGTGAAGGACTCGGGAGTCGGGCGGGAGGGGCCGCGGTTCGCGATCGAGGAGCTGACGGTGACGCGGATGGCGGTCTTCCGCAGGTGA
- a CDS encoding M20 family metallopeptidase, with translation MHSTTGSPLRDSVVDAEAAVRLTRDLVRLRTVSDPGASEVEGPAADLLARLFTEFGWEHEVIEVAPGRKNLVAVVEGGGGEGPTLMFEGHTDVVTEGRREDWSVDPYGGEIRDGRLWGRGSADMKSGLAAMIWGVRGLQLAGPFPGRVVLGVLCDEEGMMLGAKAFAASELAAEVDGVVVCEPEGYEVCTSARGGIRIRLELTGVMAHGAMPQEARSPLVAGARIVEALAGVEEWAVRRFGTHPHAGAVTVTPTVLHAGDPAQLNVIPAHGLVGVDVRTVPGTDHEELIARVRQAAEDAAGTVGVTVATTVVDDRPAVEIDEDHPVVAALVEGHRAEHGAAPAFGAVPGTTDGTILTRDAGLPTVVYGPGGKWIAHQKDEYVEVAEIGEYARVYAAAARHFLVAGAEGGAR, from the coding sequence ATGCATTCCACTACCGGTTCTCCGCTGCGGGACTCCGTGGTCGACGCGGAGGCCGCCGTGCGTCTCACTCGCGATCTGGTGCGGCTGCGCACCGTGAGCGATCCGGGCGCGAGCGAGGTGGAGGGCCCGGCGGCGGACCTGCTCGCGCGGCTGTTCACCGAGTTCGGATGGGAGCACGAGGTGATCGAGGTGGCGCCGGGCCGCAAGAACCTCGTGGCGGTCGTCGAGGGCGGGGGCGGCGAGGGGCCGACGCTGATGTTCGAAGGGCACACCGATGTCGTGACGGAGGGGCGCCGCGAGGACTGGAGCGTGGACCCCTATGGGGGCGAGATCCGCGACGGCAGGCTGTGGGGCCGGGGTTCGGCAGATATGAAGTCCGGTCTGGCGGCGATGATTTGGGGCGTGCGGGGGCTCCAGCTTGCGGGTCCCTTCCCCGGCCGGGTCGTGCTCGGCGTGCTGTGCGATGAAGAGGGCATGATGCTCGGCGCCAAGGCGTTCGCGGCCTCCGAGCTGGCGGCCGAGGTCGACGGCGTCGTCGTCTGCGAACCCGAGGGCTATGAGGTGTGCACGTCGGCTCGCGGCGGCATCCGTATCCGGCTGGAGCTCACGGGCGTGATGGCGCACGGGGCGATGCCGCAGGAGGCGCGGTCGCCGCTGGTGGCCGGGGCGCGGATCGTCGAGGCGCTGGCCGGCGTCGAGGAGTGGGCGGTACGGCGGTTCGGCACGCACCCGCATGCAGGGGCGGTGACCGTCACGCCGACCGTGCTGCACGCCGGGGATCCCGCCCAGCTCAACGTCATTCCCGCCCACGGGCTGGTCGGGGTCGATGTGCGTACCGTGCCCGGTACCGACCACGAGGAGCTGATCGCCCGGGTGCGGCAGGCGGCGGAGGACGCGGCCGGGACGGTGGGGGTGACGGTCGCGACGACCGTGGTCGACGACCGTCCGGCCGTCGAGATCGACGAGGACCATCCCGTGGTCGCGGCCCTGGTGGAGGGTCACCGCGCGGAACACGGGGCGGCGCCCGCTTTCGGGGCCGTGCCCGGCACCACGGACGGGACCATCCTCACGCGGGACGCGGGTCTGCCGACGGTGGTCTACGGCCCGGGTGGCAAGTGGATCGCGCATCAGAAGGACGAGTACGTGGAGGTGGCCGAGATCGGCGAGTACGCGAGGGTCTACGCGGCCGCGGCCAGGCACTTTCTCGTCGCCGGTGCCGAGGGGGGCGCCCGTTGA
- a CDS encoding FadR/GntR family transcriptional regulator — MSAEGAVFRPVEPVRAYQRVAEQIEERILNGDLPPGARLPGERELVSQFAVGRSTVREALRVLQSAGLIRSRPGDPLGAEVLGVSPDNLSRPLGRLARSRLSTLGELVQFRMVLDAESNRLAARLHSQNDLRRMEEQIDRMAAVSSGAGGLHAFSEADALFHQAVAEASGNSLLGLCARAVHDAVVEVIEEKIAAAGDAVVWMERSIAHHRQVLAAIRDGDGALAARLARQALFDYYADHVEEGTRRLLSAAVEEG, encoded by the coding sequence ATGTCCGCTGAAGGCGCGGTGTTCCGACCGGTGGAGCCGGTACGTGCTTACCAGCGCGTCGCTGAGCAGATCGAAGAGCGCATTCTCAACGGCGACCTTCCGCCAGGAGCACGTCTTCCCGGGGAGCGAGAACTCGTCAGCCAGTTCGCTGTCGGACGCTCCACCGTCCGCGAAGCGCTACGCGTCCTGCAGTCGGCCGGACTCATCCGCTCCCGTCCAGGCGATCCGCTGGGTGCGGAAGTTCTGGGTGTCTCCCCGGACAACCTGAGCCGCCCCCTGGGACGACTCGCTCGGTCCCGCCTCTCGACGCTCGGTGAACTCGTGCAGTTCCGCATGGTGTTGGACGCCGAGAGCAACCGGCTGGCCGCACGGCTGCATTCGCAGAACGACCTGCGACGCATGGAAGAGCAGATCGACCGTATGGCGGCGGTGAGTTCGGGTGCCGGCGGGCTGCACGCTTTCAGTGAGGCGGATGCGCTGTTCCATCAGGCCGTCGCCGAGGCCAGCGGTAATTCCCTGCTGGGGTTGTGTGCTCGTGCGGTGCATGACGCCGTGGTCGAGGTGATCGAGGAGAAGATCGCTGCGGCCGGTGACGCGGTGGTGTGGATGGAGCGTTCCATCGCCCATCACCGGCAGGTGCTGGCCGCCATCCGGGACGGCGACGGTGCTCTTGCCGCCCGTCTCGCTCGTCAGGCGCTCTTCGACTACTACGCCGACCATGTGGAAGAGGGCACGCGCCGCTTGCTGAGTGCGGCTGTCGAAGAGGGGTGA